TATGGTGCAAGCAGCAAAAGATGCTCGTTCCCTACTAAAAACAAACGCATAATAAAAATGGGTTATCCTCCAAAAGGATAACCCATTTTTATTCTTTACTTTCAAAAAAGAATTCGTATTGTATTTTATATAATTCATCATCCGTTGGTTCTTCAAGAGGAGTTGCTTGTAAGACAACTGTATACTCACCATTTGGAATAGGGATTTGAAATTTATTTGAAAGAATACTTGTTACAACGATACATTCATTTTCAACTGTAAAAGGAACTGCAACCGTTCTAACCACTTCTTCTTTCTCAATATGTTTCCCTGGGGTCACTTTTACTTCACAAGTATAATCAGAAAGTGCTTCAAAAATAACAGTTCCATCTGCCTTCGCATAACCTCTTTCAAAATCTTCATCCGTCCAGTCAACGTAAGGCTGCTCACCATCATAGTTCATTAACATTAATTGCGAATAAGAAATTGTTAACTCCATCGTTCCCCTCCTCCTTCATTATGAAATATGCAACTACTACTTTACGTCAAATTTCACACGCGTACCATCTGGGTATTTATCTAACTTATTTCCTACCCAAGACCCTGCTCCGCGGTTATCTGCTGGACTTATATATTCGATATGTGCTCCTTTTCCGCCTTCTTTACACATCGCCATTGGCCATTCATCACGATCATACCCTTTTTTTGATGGGTATGGAGCTAACGATAACTTTCTTCTATCCGCAGCGCCACCACGGTCGATTGTACAAACTTCTGAATGTCCTTCCTTTATCGCATCCGTAATATGTTTCCCTGTTTCTGGATATCTCTCTTTCGGAAATTCTAGAACTTGATCATACGCATTTGTTTTTTTGTACTTGTTTCCTCTGGAACAAGTACTTCATAAACCGCTACTAAAATAGAAAGAATTGCAATAATTGAAATGATAATACCTTTTAATTGCTTCATGTATACCTCCGTGACTCTACCAGTTTCTTTTCCTCAGTTATTATAACAAACTTATCCTGTCTATGTTTTCAGACATTATTTTAGTTCTTCTTCGCCATTCCGCCAAAAACTCTCATTTTTCTTCATCTTTTCACTAATGCTGTAGAAAACTAATAACCTTCCGACATTCTTTTTCAAAGGAAGTCCTCATAAAAGATTGAAATGATATATACGATACTTTTTGGGGAGGAAATATGATGGAAGCTACCTATAAAACGAAAGATGTCACGAATAAAACAGGCATCCCAAAACATATAGTTCGCAAATATAGTCAACTGTTAGAGGAACATGGTTATATGATTTCCAAAACAGCTGATGCCCGTATTTATAAACTTGATGATTTAAAACTATTGAAATCTATACATGAAAGAGCTGCTACATTACAAGAAGATATTTCAGAAACGATACCAATTATTTTAAAAGAAAAAGAAGCTCCTCCTGTACCAGTTATACAAGATAAGCAAGAGATACAACCGAAAGAAAAAGAAGATGGGCGTAACTTTGAGGAGTTTATGTTAAAACTTGAAATGCTCGCTCAGTTAAATGAAGCAATTATTCATCAAAACTCTACCCTAATTACCCAAAATCGTTTAAAAGATGAAAAGCTAGATGAATTGATGCAACAAGTTTATGTAAAAGAAGGCTCTCAAGAAAAGATGCTACAGGAGTTAGTAGATCATGCCGCTCAAACAGATGCCTTGCAAAAAGAAAAGATGGACTTATTAATGAATCATATGTATAAACGAGAATCTAAGCAAGAAGAAAAAATGAATAAACTCGTAAATCAAATTTATAATAAAGACAGCAATCGTGATGCACAACTTATGCAAGTCATTCGTGAAA
This genomic window from Bacillus anthracis str. Vollum contains:
- the comJ gene encoding competence protein ComJ — encoded protein: MELTISYSQLMLMNYDGEQPYVDWTDEDFERGYAKADGTVIFEALSDYTCEVKVTPGKHIEKEEVVRTVAVPFTVENECIVVTSILSNKFQIPIPNGEYTVVLQATPLEEPTDDELYKIQYEFFFESKE
- a CDS encoding DUF3967 domain-containing protein; translation: MEATYKTKDVTNKTGIPKHIVRKYSQLLEEHGYMISKTADARIYKLDDLKLLKSIHERAATLQEDISETIPIILKEKEAPPVPVIQDKQEIQPKEKEDGRNFEEFMLKLEMLAQLNEAIIHQNSTLITQNRLKDEKLDELMQQVYVKEGSQEKMLQELVDHAAQTDALQKEKMDLLMNHMYKRESKQEEKMNKLVNQIYNKDSNRDAQLMQVIREIQETKRLVAASKEQSFFQSFRSLFSRTKQEKTTE